One genomic window of Hemiscyllium ocellatum isolate sHemOce1 chromosome 25, sHemOce1.pat.X.cur, whole genome shotgun sequence includes the following:
- the adprm gene encoding manganese-dependent ADP-ribose/CDP-alcohol diphosphatase, which yields METEVAEVNLCFTFGVIADIQYADTENGFNYSRTRERYYRNSLHLLRSALREWNEEVITPRFILQLGDIIDGCNSQLKSSDHALQVVINEFAKSPSPVHHIWGNHEFYNFNREQLLNSALNSKHLGNGKLFDNGDSSIQSDLDPDDPNDPEAFYGYHFSPFPKFRFILTDTYDLSVLGRKKDSKKHRYSLQKLKSNNRNENLNSPKGLYGLNSRFLAFNGGFSQEQMEWLNKILTFSDNNQEKVTVIGHLPVHPDSTDQICVAWNYDEILSVLHAHTSVVCFIAGHNHDGGYYLDDHGIHHLTLEGVIETPPESHAFGTIRVYEDRMILKGRGRIPERVLHFDKHK from the exons atggAGACTGAAGTAGCAGAAGTCAACCTGTGTTTTACTTTTGGAGTCATAGCAGACATTCAGTATGCTGACACAGAGAATGGCTTCAATTATTCAAGGACAAGAGAACGTTACTATAGAAACAGCCTCCACTTGCTCCGCAGTGCTCTTCGAGAATGGAATGAAGAAGTGATCACTCCCAGGTTTATTCTGCAGCTTGGCGACATCATTGATGGATGCAATTCACAGCTAAAGTCGTCAGATCATGCACTTCAAGTGGTCATAAATGAATTTGCAAAGTCTCCGTCTCCAGTTCACCATATCTGGGGAAATCATGAATTTTATAATTTTAACAGGGAACAGCTACTTAACTCGGCTCTCAATAGCAAACACTTAGGAAATGGCAAACTCTTTGATAATGGAGACAGCAGCATTCAATCAGACTTGGACCCTGATGATCCCAATGATCCTGAGGCCTTTTATGGCTATCATTTTAGTCCATTTCCTAAATTCCGCTTCATATTAACTGACACATATGATCTCAGTGTTCTGGGAAGGAAAAAAGATAGCAAGAAACATCGCTATTCACTACAGAAACTGAAATCAAACAACAGAAATGAAAATCTTAATAGCCCCAAAG GTCTCTATGGACTGAATTCACGCTTTCTGGCATTCAATGGAGGTTTCAGTCAAGAACAGATGGAATGGCTAAACAAGATACTCACTTTCTCTGATAATAACCAGGAAAAGGTTACAGTCATTG GTCATCTTCCTGTCCACCCAGACTCGACAGATCAAATATGCGTTGCCTGGAACTATGATGAAATCCTCTCGGTGTTGCATGCACACACAAGTGTAGTATGTTTTATTGCAGGCCATAATCATGATGGTGGTTACTACTTGGATGATCATGGAATTCACCATCTTACCTTGGAAGGTGTGATTGAAACACCACCAGAAAGCCATGCATTTGGTACTATTCGTGTCTATGAAGACAGAATGATTTTAAAGGGAAGGGGCAGGATTCCTGAAAGAGTTCTACACTTTGACAAACATAAATGA